The Ranitomeya imitator isolate aRanImi1 chromosome 3, aRanImi1.pri, whole genome shotgun sequence genome has a window encoding:
- the LOC138671224 gene encoding collagenase 3-like gives MMQVHCLVLLSLCYGALAMPRPKNNADVSSSDKNFAEEYLNKFYISNAKEKSSFTERLEAMQRFFRMKVTGQLDTNTMNMMKAPRCGMPDVAEFSTFGGRPRWQKNSITYRIVNYTPDLPARVVDDSIQKAFGVWSQVTPLRFTKVNNGEADILIQFGARSHGDQIPFDGSNGVLAHAYAPGARIGGDAHFDEDERWTNSRAGFNLFLVAAHEFGHSLGLNHSQDRQALMFPTYRYVNTDNYRLPQDDVNGIQSLYGRRR, from the exons ATGATGCAAGTACATTGCTTGGTCCTGCTTTCACTGTGCTATGGTGCTCTTGCCATGCCAAGACCCAAAAACAACGCAGACGTCAGTTCTTCTGATAAGAATTTTGCAGAG GAATACTTAAACAAATTTTATATCTCCAACGCTAAAGAAAAAAGTTCATTTACGGAAAGGCTTGAGGCAATGCAAAGATTCTTCAGGATGAAAGTTACAGGACAGCTGGACACAAACACAATGAATATGATGAAAGCCCCAAGATGTGGCATGCCTGACGTGGCAGAGTTCTCTACATTCGGTGGAAGACCAAGATGGCAGAAAAATTCTATTACCTACAG AATTGTGAATTATACCCCAGATCTTCCCGCTCGTGTGGTTGATGATTCGATCCAGAAGGCATTCGGTGTCTGGAGCCAAGTCACTCCTCTGAGGTTCACCAAAGTGAACAATGGAGAAGCAGATATCCTCATCCAGTTCGGGGCACGAT CACATGGTGATCAGATTCCATTTGATGGCTCCAATGGTGTCCTCGCTCATGCCTATGCTCCCGGTGCTAGAATTGGTGGTGATGCCCACTTTGATGAAGATGAAAGATGGACAAATAGCCGAGCAG gcTTCAATCTGTTTCTGGTGGCTGCACATGAGTTTGGCCATTCCTTGGGACTCAATCACTCTCAAGACCGGCAGGCCCTGATGTTTCCAACCTACCGCTATGTAAACACAGACAATTACCGCCTGCCACAAGATGACGTCAACGGAATACAGTCACTGTATGGTCGAAGGCGCTAG